The following are from one region of the Paenalkalicoccus suaedae genome:
- a CDS encoding thymidine kinase, producing the protein MHLTRKEGWLEVVCGSMFSGKSEELIRRVRRASFGRQKIQVFKPKVDNRYSQQEVVSHNGSKVYAVPLESANEIYDLLEEDTQVVAIDEVQFFDEAVVSVVQELADNNIRVIVAGLDQDFRGEPFGHMPQLLALAESVTKLQAICLSCGSPASRTQRLINGEPASYDDPIILVGASESYEPRCRHCHEVPGKPERIAKMQVIEGS; encoded by the coding sequence ATGCATTTAACGAGAAAAGAAGGTTGGCTTGAGGTTGTTTGTGGAAGCATGTTTTCAGGGAAATCAGAGGAACTGATTCGCCGAGTACGACGCGCTAGCTTCGGTCGACAGAAGATACAAGTGTTTAAGCCGAAGGTCGATAACCGCTACAGTCAACAGGAGGTTGTCTCGCACAATGGCTCGAAGGTTTACGCCGTGCCACTTGAAAGTGCCAATGAAATTTATGATTTATTAGAGGAAGATACGCAGGTCGTTGCGATTGATGAAGTACAGTTCTTTGACGAAGCTGTTGTTTCTGTCGTACAGGAGCTTGCGGATAATAATATTCGTGTTATTGTTGCAGGTCTTGATCAAGACTTTCGCGGCGAGCCGTTCGGACATATGCCACAGCTATTAGCATTAGCAGAATCGGTCACAAAGCTCCAGGCTATTTGCTTATCGTGTGGATCACCAGCTAGTCGTACGCAACGACTTATTAATGGAGAACCAGCTTCTTATGATGATCCGATTATTCTTGTCGGAGCTTCGGAGTCTTACGAGCCAAGGTGCCGCCACTGCCACGAGGTCCCTGGTAAACCAGAGCGTATTGCAAAGATGCAAGTGATAGAAGGTAGCTAA
- a CDS encoding UDP-N-acetylglucosamine 1-carboxyvinyltransferase codes for MDKILIDGGRDLEGTVQISGAKNSAVALIPAAIMADSTVTIDNLPEISDVGILKDLLEEIGGTAELSGDTLVVHPEKMFSMPLPNGKVKKLRASYYLMGAMLGKFKKAVIGLPGGCNLGPRPIDQHIKGFEALGAKVTNEQGAIYLQADELIGNRIYLDVVSVGATINIMLAAVKAKGQTIIENAAKEPEIIDVATLLSSMGARIKGAGTNVIRIDGVDTLHGCRHSIIPDRIEAGTYMIFAAAMGKGVTVDNVIPLHLESLSSKLREMGVQLEVGDDWIHISKNGELKPIDVKTLVYPGFATDLQQPMTALLTQSEGSSIVTDTIYNARFKHIDELRRMGASIKVEGRSALINGSSNLQGAKVRATDLRAGAALIAAGLVADGVTEITDVYHIDRGYTSIVEKLTSLGAKIWREKLTEAELEEVNNS; via the coding sequence ATGGATAAAATTTTGATTGATGGTGGACGCGATCTTGAAGGGACCGTTCAAATAAGCGGCGCAAAAAACAGTGCAGTAGCACTCATTCCTGCAGCAATTATGGCGGATTCAACGGTAACGATTGATAATTTACCGGAGATTTCAGACGTAGGAATTTTAAAGGATTTACTGGAGGAGATTGGCGGTACGGCCGAGCTATCGGGAGATACGCTCGTCGTGCACCCCGAAAAGATGTTTTCGATGCCACTCCCAAACGGAAAGGTAAAAAAGCTACGTGCCTCTTATTATCTCATGGGTGCGATGCTTGGAAAGTTTAAAAAAGCCGTGATTGGTTTACCTGGAGGCTGTAACCTAGGGCCTCGTCCGATTGATCAGCATATTAAAGGCTTTGAAGCACTTGGTGCGAAGGTAACGAATGAGCAAGGAGCGATTTATCTACAGGCGGACGAGCTTATTGGGAATCGCATTTATCTGGACGTTGTGAGCGTTGGCGCGACGATTAATATTATGCTCGCAGCTGTTAAAGCGAAGGGCCAGACGATTATCGAAAACGCGGCCAAGGAGCCGGAAATCATTGATGTGGCAACCCTCCTATCTAGTATGGGTGCTCGCATTAAGGGAGCCGGAACGAATGTCATTCGTATCGACGGGGTGGACACGCTCCATGGATGTCGCCACTCCATTATTCCAGACCGGATTGAAGCAGGCACGTACATGATTTTTGCAGCTGCGATGGGGAAGGGTGTTACGGTGGATAACGTCATTCCACTTCACTTAGAGTCACTAAGCTCGAAGCTACGTGAAATGGGTGTGCAGCTTGAAGTAGGCGATGACTGGATTCATATCTCTAAAAACGGCGAGTTAAAGCCGATTGATGTGAAAACACTTGTTTATCCTGGTTTTGCTACAGACCTACAGCAACCAATGACAGCGTTACTAACGCAATCAGAGGGATCGAGTATTGTTACGGATACCATCTACAATGCGCGATTCAAGCATATTGACGAGCTTCGTCGCATGGGAGCATCTATTAAAGTAGAAGGACGCTCCGCTTTAATTAACGGTAGCTCCAATCTTCAAGGAGCGAAAGTACGAGCAACGGACTTACGTGCTGGTGCTGCATTAATTGCAGCGGGACTGGTGGCTGACGGAGTAACGGAGATCACAGACGTGTATCACATTGACCGCGGCTATACGTCTATTGTAGAGAAGCTTACGAGTCTTGGAGCCAAAATTTGGCGTGAGAAATTGACAGAAGCTGAGCTTGAAGAAGTAAATAATTCGTAA
- a CDS encoding type B 50S ribosomal protein L31: MREGIHPDYRKVVFKDTSTGFMFLSGSTLYSSETVEWEDGNSYPLLTVEVSSDSHPFYTGKQKFADAGGRVDRFKKKYGM; this comes from the coding sequence ATGAGAGAAGGAATTCATCCAGATTACCGTAAAGTAGTATTCAAGGATACTAGTACGGGCTTCATGTTCTTGAGCGGTTCCACATTGTATTCAAGCGAAACAGTGGAATGGGAAGACGGAAACTCTTACCCACTTTTAACAGTGGAAGTAAGTTCTGACTCACACCCATTCTACACAGGTAAGCAGAAATTCGCTGATGCTGGTGGACGTGTTGATCGCTTCAAGAAGAAGTACGGCATGTAA
- a CDS encoding DinB family protein, with amino-acid sequence MKKSYESLLQTAETVDGVLQESNEMVLTKPYQPGKWSTREIVGHMLYWDKYILEELVPQMTEGAQMRDFPNHDTFNAAAIGALSGRSAAYILRTFVGTRRELASALAAVDQDATFKIGKSTRAFTAEKIARIFVKHDEHHLKQIHAAIERG; translated from the coding sequence ATGAAAAAGTCTTATGAATCATTGCTTCAGACTGCGGAGACGGTGGATGGTGTCCTGCAGGAGTCTAACGAGATGGTGCTGACAAAGCCGTATCAGCCTGGTAAGTGGTCGACTCGCGAGATCGTGGGTCACATGCTCTACTGGGATAAATACATATTAGAGGAGCTTGTGCCTCAGATGACCGAAGGCGCGCAAATGCGTGATTTCCCTAACCATGACACGTTTAACGCTGCGGCGATTGGCGCTTTATCTGGCCGAAGCGCGGCGTACATTTTGCGTACGTTTGTTGGGACGCGGAGAGAGCTTGCCTCGGCGCTTGCGGCTGTCGATCAGGATGCAACGTTTAAAATTGGCAAGAGCACACGTGCTTTTACTGCAGAAAAAATTGCGAGAATCTTCGTCAAACATGACGAGCATCACCTGAAACAAATCCACGCAGCTATAGAACGAGGATAA
- the fsa gene encoding fructose-6-phosphate aldolase, with translation MKFFVDTANVNEIKEAHELGIIDGVTTNPSLVAKEGVDFHDRLREITQVITDGSVSAEVIALDAPGMIEEGKKLAEIAPNITVKVPMTLEGLKAVRTFSELNITTNVTLIFSANQALLAARAGATYVSPFLGRLDDIGHNGVELISTISEIFDRHMIETQIIAASIRHPQHVTDSALNGADIATAPLSVLKQLVKHPLTDAGIERFLQDYEASQKG, from the coding sequence ATGAAATTTTTTGTAGATACAGCGAACGTAAATGAAATTAAAGAGGCGCATGAGCTAGGTATTATTGATGGCGTAACGACAAATCCATCACTTGTAGCAAAGGAAGGCGTAGATTTTCACGATCGTTTAAGAGAAATTACACAAGTAATTACAGATGGATCCGTTAGCGCAGAGGTCATCGCTCTTGATGCACCGGGAATGATTGAGGAAGGGAAGAAGCTTGCCGAGATTGCACCTAACATCACGGTAAAAGTCCCGATGACATTAGAAGGTCTTAAAGCTGTTCGGACGTTCAGCGAGCTTAATATTACGACGAATGTCACCCTCATCTTTTCTGCCAATCAAGCGTTGCTTGCAGCAAGAGCTGGCGCTACATATGTCTCCCCATTTTTAGGAAGACTTGATGATATAGGGCATAATGGGGTAGAATTGATTTCAACGATTTCAGAAATATTTGACCGCCACATGATCGAGACACAGATCATTGCCGCATCGATTCGACATCCACAGCACGTAACAGACTCCGCACTAAATGGTGCAGACATCGCAACTGCTCCACTTAGTGTATTAAAGCAGCTAGTTAAACACCCACTTACAGACGCAGGCATCGAGAGGTTTTTACAAGATTATGAAGCGAGTCAAAAAGGATAA
- the prfA gene encoding peptide chain release factor 1 has translation MFDRLQSVEDRYDQLTELLMDPDVISDTNKLREYSKEQSDIQETVETYRQYKEVKQGYDEAKEMLHESLDKEMRDMVKMEVSELEDQLPPLEEKLRILLLPKDPNDDKNVIVEVRGAAGGDEAALFAGDLYRMYSRFAEAQGWKSEVIEYSETGIGGYKEIIFMINGKGAFSKMKYENGAHRVQRVPTTESGGRIHTSTATVAVLPEAEEVEVDIHDKDIRVDTFTSSGPGGQSVNTTMSAVRLTHLPTGVVVSCQDEKSQIKNKEKAMKVLRARVYDKFQKEAQAEYDQHRKSAVGTGDRSERIRTYNFPQSRVTDHRIGLTIQKLDQILQGNLDDIIDALIMEEQSQMMKDAE, from the coding sequence ATGTTTGATCGCCTGCAATCAGTAGAAGATCGCTATGATCAATTAACGGAGCTATTAATGGATCCGGATGTCATTAGCGATACGAATAAGCTTCGCGAGTATTCAAAGGAGCAATCCGACATTCAGGAGACGGTGGAGACATACCGCCAGTATAAAGAAGTAAAGCAGGGCTATGATGAAGCAAAGGAAATGCTTCATGAAAGTCTGGATAAAGAAATGCGTGACATGGTAAAAATGGAGGTCTCAGAGCTTGAGGATCAGCTTCCACCATTAGAAGAAAAGCTTCGCATTCTTCTTTTACCAAAAGACCCGAACGATGATAAAAACGTTATCGTCGAGGTTCGTGGCGCAGCGGGTGGAGACGAGGCGGCATTGTTCGCTGGTGATCTATACCGCATGTACTCTCGTTTTGCGGAAGCGCAAGGCTGGAAGAGTGAAGTCATTGAATACAGCGAAACTGGAATCGGTGGCTATAAAGAGATTATCTTTATGATTAACGGGAAGGGCGCGTTCTCGAAGATGAAGTATGAGAACGGTGCGCACCGTGTGCAACGTGTCCCAACAACAGAGTCAGGTGGACGTATCCATACTTCGACTGCGACCGTTGCGGTACTTCCAGAAGCGGAAGAAGTGGAAGTGGACATTCACGATAAAGATATTCGCGTTGACACGTTCACGTCAAGCGGACCTGGTGGACAGAGTGTAAACACGACGATGTCGGCTGTACGTTTAACTCACTTACCGACAGGCGTTGTTGTTTCGTGCCAGGACGAAAAATCGCAGATCAAAAACAAAGAAAAGGCTATGAAAGTACTTCGCGCCCGTGTGTACGACAAGTTCCAAAAAGAAGCACAGGCTGAATACGATCAGCACCGTAAGTCAGCGGTAGGAACTGGAGACCGTTCGGAGCGTATCCGCACGTACAATTTCCCACAAAGCCGTGTTACCGATCACCGTATCGGTCTGACAATTCAAAAGCTCGACCAAATCCTGCAAGGTAATTTAGACGACATCATCGACGCGCTTATTATGGAAGAGCAGTCGCAAATGATGAAAGACGCAGAGTAA
- a CDS encoding cell wall hydrolase yields the protein MIVKTFLQFSLLAFALLFFGTTASASEPNIIVDGDRLSFQESIFVENNRTYVPVRFISENMNADVKWDQLNQKVTIETTIGDTIILYIGRSEVTLNDAVHAMDVSPIVRHNRTYLPIRHISEILHSEVAWRDGNVHINRVPLHVIKSGETLTSIAQNTGVTVEQLRERNGLSGWSLFAGEALKIVIPSLMNENFVDEDVDLLARLIHLEANGQPMSGKVAVGSVVMNRVASSSFPNSIREVIYQPRQFTPVGNGRINSVTASERSIEAARRAIAGENQVANALFFFNPRISSSSYLHGLTPVTTIGDHRFSR from the coding sequence ATGATAGTAAAAACATTTTTGCAGTTTAGTCTACTAGCCTTTGCGCTTTTATTTTTCGGAACTACAGCAAGTGCAAGTGAACCGAATATCATTGTTGATGGGGACAGACTGTCTTTCCAAGAATCAATTTTTGTAGAGAATAATCGTACATACGTACCTGTGCGTTTCATTTCAGAAAATATGAATGCGGATGTTAAGTGGGACCAATTAAATCAAAAGGTAACAATTGAAACGACTATTGGCGACACAATCATCTTGTATATTGGCAGAAGCGAAGTCACGCTTAATGATGCTGTGCATGCAATGGATGTATCACCGATCGTAAGGCATAACCGAACATACTTACCAATTCGCCACATATCAGAAATTTTGCATAGTGAAGTAGCATGGCGCGATGGAAATGTTCATATCAATCGAGTCCCTCTTCACGTCATTAAAAGTGGAGAAACATTAACATCGATTGCTCAGAATACAGGCGTAACAGTCGAACAGTTACGTGAGAGAAACGGATTAAGCGGCTGGTCACTATTTGCTGGCGAAGCGTTAAAAATCGTCATTCCATCACTTATGAACGAAAATTTCGTAGATGAAGATGTAGACCTGCTCGCAAGATTAATTCATTTAGAAGCAAATGGGCAACCGATGTCTGGTAAAGTTGCTGTTGGAAGTGTCGTCATGAATCGCGTAGCAAGCAGTAGCTTTCCAAACAGCATTCGTGAGGTCATCTATCAGCCACGACAATTCACTCCTGTCGGAAACGGAAGAATAAATAGTGTAACAGCGAGTGAACGATCTATAGAAGCTGCAAGAAGAGCCATAGCTGGCGAAAACCAAGTAGCCAACGCACTATTCTTCTTCAACCCAAGAATCTCAAGTAGCTCTTACCTGCACGGCCTAACACCAGTAACAACAATCGGCGACCATCGCTTCTCAAGATAG
- a CDS encoding CoA-disulfide reductase, which produces MKVIIIGGDAAGMSAAMQLIRSEQDVSITVLEKGEIYSYAQCGLPYYVGDVVESRKHLIARTREKFQEDGIDARIFHEVTRVDENEKRVYGTVHEADGSKTDFEEAYDKLLVASGGSPVMPDWKGNDLEGIHVLKTIPDADELKEALDGVLTVTIIGGGYIGLEVAENLVELGKNVRIINRAERLGVGFDKKISDKLIEEAERQNIHLSLGEEVSYFSGETRVNTVTTNKGTYETDLVIVAVGIEPNTRFLNDTSIHLHANGAVVVNPYMESNVADIYAAGDCATQYHRIKRLNDYIPLGTTANKQGRIAGLRMAGSSRTFNGIVGTAIMKFFDVDAGRTGLSTAEAESLGIPYDVNVFEHSPHAGYYPGGEKLWLQLVRHKVSHQLLGVQAVGTQGIAKRIDVAAVALFNEMTTEELQDLDLSYAPPFNTTWDPIQKSARRFK; this is translated from the coding sequence ATGAAGGTCATTATTATCGGTGGTGACGCAGCTGGGATGAGCGCAGCCATGCAGCTCATTCGAAGCGAGCAGGACGTATCAATCACCGTTTTAGAAAAAGGAGAAATATACTCCTATGCCCAATGCGGGCTTCCATATTACGTAGGAGATGTTGTGGAAAGTCGCAAGCATCTTATTGCACGTACACGTGAAAAATTTCAGGAAGACGGCATAGACGCTCGCATCTTTCATGAGGTAACACGCGTGGATGAAAACGAAAAGCGCGTCTACGGTACCGTCCACGAAGCAGATGGATCTAAAACTGACTTCGAGGAAGCTTACGATAAGCTACTCGTTGCTTCAGGAGGATCTCCTGTCATGCCAGACTGGAAGGGAAACGACCTCGAGGGCATCCACGTCCTCAAAACGATCCCAGACGCAGATGAATTAAAAGAGGCGCTCGACGGCGTGCTCACCGTAACGATTATTGGCGGAGGCTATATCGGCCTTGAAGTCGCCGAAAACTTAGTCGAGCTCGGCAAAAACGTGCGCATCATTAACCGCGCAGAGAGACTCGGCGTAGGCTTCGATAAAAAAATTAGCGATAAACTGATTGAGGAAGCCGAGCGTCAGAACATTCACCTCTCGCTTGGCGAGGAGGTTTCTTACTTCTCTGGGGAAACTCGCGTAAACACTGTGACAACAAATAAAGGTACGTATGAGACCGATTTAGTCATCGTTGCCGTCGGCATTGAGCCCAATACGCGTTTTTTGAACGACACATCTATTCACCTCCATGCAAACGGCGCTGTCGTTGTTAACCCATACATGGAATCGAATGTTGCTGATATCTACGCAGCTGGTGACTGCGCGACGCAATACCACCGCATCAAGCGTTTGAACGACTACATTCCGCTTGGCACGACGGCCAATAAGCAGGGGCGGATCGCTGGTCTGCGCATGGCTGGTTCATCACGTACGTTTAACGGGATTGTCGGCACGGCGATCATGAAGTTTTTTGATGTGGACGCTGGTCGTACGGGTTTGAGTACTGCGGAGGCGGAGTCTCTTGGCATTCCGTATGATGTGAATGTGTTTGAGCACTCTCCTCACGCTGGCTACTATCCTGGTGGGGAAAAGCTGTGGTTGCAACTTGTTCGCCATAAGGTGTCGCATCAGCTTTTAGGTGTGCAGGCTGTTGGTACGCAAGGGATTGCGAAGCGGATTGATGTGGCGGCGGTGGCGTTATTTAATGAGATGACGACGGAGGAGTTGCAGGATCTTGATTTGAGCTATGCGCCGCCGTTTAATACGACGTGGGATCCTATCCAAAAGAGTGCGCGGCGGTTTAAGTGA
- a CDS encoding helix-turn-helix domain-containing protein → MAKYSEEFKMKLVSEYLNGNLGYKLLAKKYNMPSRTPLQNWVRSYKTQGVEGLKRRRTNEAYSVQFKVDTIQFMLETGASFQETAEQFRLNNPALIYSWMKTFNEQGLGGLKPRSKERPSMSKNSNKSKGKEEKKLTREDELERENELLRLENAYLKKLRAFRENPNAFHEKHKQQWRSNSKKKDTD, encoded by the coding sequence ATGGCCAAATATAGTGAAGAATTTAAAATGAAACTTGTTAGCGAATATTTGAATGGAAATCTCGGGTATAAATTATTAGCTAAAAAGTATAATATGCCCTCTCGAACTCCACTACAAAATTGGGTAAGATCCTATAAAACGCAAGGGGTTGAAGGATTAAAACGAAGAAGAACGAATGAGGCGTACTCTGTTCAATTTAAAGTGGATACGATACAATTTATGCTTGAGACAGGTGCTTCTTTTCAGGAAACTGCTGAACAATTTAGATTAAATAATCCTGCTTTAATTTACAGTTGGATGAAAACATTTAATGAACAAGGATTAGGAGGCCTGAAACCAAGATCAAAGGAGCGACCTTCTATGTCTAAAAACAGTAATAAATCAAAGGGAAAAGAAGAGAAGAAGTTAACACGTGAAGACGAACTAGAACGCGAGAATGAACTGTTGCGGCTAGAAAATGCCTACCTAAAAAAGTTGAGAGCTTTTCGAGAGAATCCGAATGCCTTCCACGAAAAGCACAAGCAACAGTGGCGTTCGAACTCAAAGAAGAAGGATACCGATTAA
- a CDS encoding IS3 family transposase: MAFELKEEGYRLKDILVIVGIPESTYHYHVKNFGKEDPDRELKEVITELFKAFHERYGYKRITKELKKSAWCINHKKVYRLMRELGLKCVKFMRKSRRYNSYKGKVGKVAKNRLSRRFSTPIPFQKLVTDITEFKCLGEEKLYLNPLLDLYNGEIIAFGIKKRPTLDLVMEPLKETIEVLGAQATYRTTIHSDQGWHYQHNQWVRTLKENKVFQSMSRKATCADNASIENFFGILKQEMYYGEKLVSYEELKRQIEEYIYWYNHIRSKEKLAGFSPVEYRTQTSQLAA, encoded by the coding sequence GTGGCGTTCGAACTCAAAGAAGAAGGATACCGATTAAAAGATATTCTAGTTATTGTAGGTATTCCAGAATCAACCTACCACTATCATGTGAAAAACTTTGGGAAAGAAGATCCGGATAGAGAACTAAAAGAAGTCATTACTGAGCTGTTTAAGGCGTTTCATGAACGTTATGGTTATAAACGCATTACCAAGGAATTAAAGAAATCAGCCTGGTGTATTAATCACAAAAAAGTGTATCGACTTATGAGGGAATTAGGGTTAAAATGCGTAAAGTTTATGAGGAAGTCTCGTAGATACAATTCTTATAAGGGTAAGGTTGGAAAGGTAGCGAAGAATCGACTGTCCCGCCGATTTAGCACGCCTATTCCTTTTCAGAAATTAGTAACCGACATTACAGAATTCAAATGTCTAGGAGAAGAGAAATTGTACTTAAATCCACTCCTTGATCTTTACAATGGGGAAATTATCGCGTTTGGTATCAAGAAACGTCCAACATTAGATCTTGTCATGGAACCTTTAAAAGAAACAATAGAAGTACTAGGAGCTCAGGCAACCTATCGTACGACTATCCACTCCGATCAAGGCTGGCATTATCAGCACAACCAATGGGTGAGGACATTAAAAGAAAATAAAGTATTTCAAAGCATGTCACGTAAAGCAACCTGCGCAGACAATGCTTCAATAGAGAATTTCTTTGGTATATTAAAACAAGAAATGTATTATGGAGAAAAATTAGTGAGCTACGAAGAATTAAAAAGGCAGATTGAAGAATATATTTACTGGTACAACCATATACGATCAAAAGAAAAATTGGCTGGTTTTAGTCCAGTCGAATACCGAACACAAACCAGCCAATTAGCTGCATAA
- a CDS encoding DUF3953 domain-containing protein, translating to MIQKLLPVFGVGTLIFGLAAINSPERIYSVLFGVFMALMFGAVGLRDYKQDKVIGIMMILGSIGVIIITFR from the coding sequence ATGATTCAAAAGCTTTTACCAGTCTTTGGAGTTGGCACATTAATATTCGGACTAGCTGCTATTAACAGCCCGGAGCGTATATATAGTGTGTTATTTGGAGTCTTCATGGCTTTGATGTTTGGCGCAGTAGGGCTAAGAGACTATAAACAAGATAAGGTAATTGGTATCATGATGATTCTAGGATCCATCGGTGTGATCATAATCACTTTTCGCTAA
- the glpX gene encoding class II fructose-bisphosphatase, translating to MERGLSMELVRVTEAAALASARWMGRGQKDEADNAATEAMRDVFDTIPMKGTVVIGEGEMDEAPMLYIGERLGNGFGPRVDVAVDPLEGTNIVAAGEWNALAVLGVADKGCLLHAPDMYMDKIAVGPESVGKIDIDAPIRDNLHAVAQAKGKDIGDIVVTILRRERHQRIIDEVRAAGARIKLLGDGDVAAAINTAFEDTGVDILLGSGGAPEGVLAAIGLKCLGGEIQGRLLPQNEEELERCKKMGIADIRRVLHMNDLVSGDDAIFAATGVTDGELLKGVRYKGQTGTTQSLVMRAKSGTVRFIDGKHHLEKKPDLVIRT from the coding sequence ATGGAGAGAGGTTTATCAATGGAATTAGTGCGTGTCACGGAAGCGGCGGCACTTGCATCAGCTAGATGGATGGGACGAGGTCAGAAGGATGAAGCGGATAACGCAGCAACAGAGGCGATGCGCGATGTATTCGATACGATTCCAATGAAGGGCACGGTCGTCATTGGCGAGGGAGAAATGGACGAGGCGCCAATGCTGTACATTGGTGAGCGTCTAGGGAACGGCTTTGGCCCACGCGTTGATGTTGCAGTAGATCCGCTCGAAGGGACAAACATTGTTGCCGCTGGAGAGTGGAACGCACTCGCAGTTTTAGGAGTGGCGGATAAAGGCTGTCTATTGCACGCTCCTGATATGTACATGGATAAAATTGCTGTCGGTCCTGAGTCCGTTGGTAAAATTGACATTGATGCACCAATCCGTGATAACCTACACGCCGTTGCACAGGCGAAGGGGAAGGATATTGGCGATATTGTCGTGACGATTCTTCGTCGTGAGCGCCATCAGCGAATCATTGATGAAGTGCGCGCGGCCGGAGCTCGCATTAAGCTCTTAGGAGATGGAGATGTGGCAGCGGCGATCAATACTGCCTTTGAGGATACAGGTGTCGATATCCTACTTGGATCCGGCGGAGCTCCTGAAGGGGTGCTAGCGGCTATTGGTCTTAAGTGCTTAGGTGGCGAAATTCAGGGAAGGCTTCTCCCGCAAAACGAGGAAGAGCTTGAACGTTGCAAAAAGATGGGGATAGCAGACATTCGTCGCGTTCTCCATATGAACGATCTTGTATCTGGGGACGATGCGATCTTTGCAGCAACAGGTGTAACGGACGGAGAGCTATTAAAAGGTGTCCGTTACAAAGGGCAAACTGGAACGACGCAATCTCTCGTTATGCGCGCGAAGTCTGGTACTGTGCGATTCATTGATGGGAAGCACCACTTAGAGAAAAAGCCTGATTTAGTGATTAGAACTTAA
- the rho gene encoding transcription termination factor Rho, whose amino-acid sequence MGVTLTEMEGMKLKELYQLAKEHKVQYYSQLTKKELIFAIFKKQAENEDLMFMEGILEIIPSEGFGFLRSNTYKPSSQDIYISASQIRRFQLRNGDRVSGKVRKPKENERYYGLLQVAAVNGEDPERASERPHFPQLTPLYPDKKMKLENSPKSVASRVLDMIAPIGFGQRGLVVAPPKAGKTLLLKEVANSIATNHPDVELIVLLIDERPEEVTDMERSVKGEVVSSTFDEVPENHIKVAELVLDRAMRLVEAKKDVVVLMDSITRLARAYNLVIPPSGRTLSGGIDPASFHRPKRFFGAARNIEEGGSLTILATALTETGSRMDDVIYEEFKGTGNMELHLDRKLAERRIYPAIDIRRSSTRREELLLPKQEIENLWAIRRTINDQPDFIERFLKKVREIETNEELFKSFERGKNASRAKQASKPSTSEKTSD is encoded by the coding sequence ATGGGAGTAACACTGACAGAAATGGAAGGCATGAAGCTAAAGGAGCTGTACCAGCTTGCGAAAGAGCATAAGGTCCAGTACTACAGCCAGCTGACCAAAAAAGAACTTATTTTTGCCATCTTTAAAAAACAGGCAGAGAACGAAGACCTGATGTTTATGGAGGGTATTCTAGAAATCATTCCATCTGAAGGCTTCGGCTTTTTACGATCAAATACGTATAAACCAAGCTCACAGGATATTTATATTTCTGCGTCTCAAATTCGCCGCTTTCAGCTACGTAACGGCGACCGCGTCTCTGGTAAAGTAAGAAAGCCAAAAGAAAATGAGCGCTATTATGGACTACTTCAAGTTGCAGCAGTAAATGGTGAAGACCCAGAGCGCGCAAGTGAGCGCCCTCACTTCCCGCAGCTAACGCCACTTTATCCAGACAAAAAGATGAAGCTTGAGAACTCTCCAAAGAGTGTCGCTTCTCGTGTGCTAGATATGATCGCGCCAATTGGTTTTGGACAGCGTGGACTTGTCGTCGCACCGCCTAAAGCTGGTAAAACACTACTATTAAAAGAAGTGGCGAATAGTATCGCAACGAATCACCCTGACGTAGAACTAATTGTGCTTCTAATTGACGAGCGTCCAGAGGAAGTAACGGACATGGAGCGTTCTGTTAAGGGTGAGGTCGTAAGCTCTACCTTTGACGAAGTGCCAGAGAATCATATTAAGGTAGCCGAGCTTGTGCTAGATCGCGCGATGCGCCTAGTCGAAGCAAAGAAGGACGTCGTTGTTCTCATGGACAGCATCACGCGTTTAGCGCGTGCCTACAACCTCGTTATCCCGCCGAGCGGACGCACGCTCTCAGGTGGTATCGACCCAGCCAGTTTCCACCGTCCAAAGCGCTTTTTTGGTGCCGCGAGAAACATCGAGGAAGGTGGCAGCCTAACCATTTTAGCGACTGCGCTAACGGAGACAGGCTCTCGTATGGATGACGTTATCTACGAGGAATTTAAAGGAACGGGTAACATGGAGCTCCACTTAGATCGTAAGCTTGCGGAACGTCGTATTTACCCAGCAATTGATATTCGTCGTTCTAGCACACGTCGCGAAGAACTATTGCTTCCTAAGCAGGAAATCGAAAACCTATGGGCGATCCGTCGTACTATTAATGATCAGCCTGACTTTATCGAACGCTTCTTAAAGAAGGTCCGTGAGATCGAGACAAACGAAGAACTTTTCAAATCATTTGAGCGTGGAAAAAACGCATCGCGTGCGAAACAGGCATCTAAACCATCTACATCGGAAAAAACATCTGACTAA